The Sulfurospirillum halorespirans DSM 13726 genome has a window encoding:
- a CDS encoding tyrosine-type recombinase/integrase, with protein sequence MAIKLLKDLQIRNAKPLEQDYRMQDGEGLYILIRPNGSKLWRYNYSFENKKYVYSFGKYPDISLEKARILHQEAIKLKIDGINPVEQKRKVKLEKKQKSVTTFKSIAEEWLIKKTRESSVGYSKEIKSRIERNLYPLLGERDIREIKKSDVASALKIIDIRSPELAGRCLNYTQNIFEYAEDLGIIEFSVIASLSASKFLTKYESTNYAHIQDEQRLKELLIAIDSYSGEYVVRQLLRLLPLVALRPSEAREAKWNEIDFEKRLWVIPKERMKMRSEHIVPLSAQAVNILQETYPFTKNSEYIFQSPRNRMAPLSNNSINKALQILGFKSEQTGHGFRHIFSTTAHEKIAEHGLHSLVIEACLSHKDKNKIRSTYNKAQYIPERTQLMQWYADYLDSIKSK encoded by the coding sequence ATGGCCATAAAACTCCTAAAAGACTTACAAATACGTAATGCCAAGCCTTTAGAGCAAGACTATAGGATGCAAGACGGTGAAGGATTGTATATACTGATTAGGCCAAACGGTAGTAAGCTTTGGCGATATAACTACTCCTTTGAAAATAAAAAGTATGTTTATTCTTTCGGAAAATATCCTGATATTAGTCTTGAAAAAGCAAGAATACTCCATCAAGAAGCAATTAAACTCAAAATTGATGGCATTAATCCTGTAGAACAAAAGAGAAAAGTAAAATTAGAGAAAAAGCAAAAATCAGTTACAACTTTTAAATCGATCGCAGAAGAATGGCTTATTAAAAAAACACGTGAATCATCTGTTGGATATAGTAAAGAGATCAAATCACGAATAGAGCGAAATCTTTATCCTCTTCTTGGAGAACGAGATATTCGCGAAATTAAAAAATCAGATGTTGCGTCAGCTCTGAAAATCATTGATATTAGAAGCCCAGAACTTGCCGGTCGTTGTTTGAATTACACACAAAATATTTTCGAGTACGCAGAAGATCTAGGTATCATAGAATTTAGCGTTATAGCATCCCTGAGTGCCTCAAAATTCCTTACAAAATATGAAAGCACTAACTATGCGCATATTCAAGATGAACAACGGTTAAAAGAGCTTTTAATCGCTATTGATTCTTATAGTGGTGAATATGTTGTTAGGCAACTCTTACGATTATTACCATTAGTCGCTTTGCGACCAAGTGAAGCCAGAGAAGCAAAGTGGAACGAGATTGATTTTGAGAAAAGACTTTGGGTAATTCCAAAAGAGCGCATGAAAATGAGATCTGAGCATATTGTACCGCTATCAGCTCAAGCAGTTAATATTTTACAGGAAACCTATCCTTTTACTAAAAATAGCGAGTATATTTTTCAAAGTCCTCGAAATCGCATGGCTCCATTATCGAATAATTCAATCAATAAAGCATTGCAAATTTTGGGGTTTAAATCTGAGCAAACAGGGCATGGGTTTAGGCATATTTTTAGCACAACGGCACACGAAAAAATAGCTGAGCATGGATTGCATTCATTAGTTATTGAAGCTTGCTTATCGCATAAGGATAAAAATAAAATTCGTAGTACTTACAATAAAGCTCAATATATACCAGAGAGAACTCAGTTAATGCAATGGTATGCTGATTATTTAGATTCTATTAAATCAAAGTAG
- a CDS encoding sensor histidine kinase, whose protein sequence is MMPQKIREELQKVLENEPENYSKILKLSNELSKFDSNIRFSVDAGIINRLGKELVGKRETAVAELVKNSYDADSTVVNLYFINTLEVGGTLKIDDNGIGMTKEDLVNGFMRLSSSYKIHNPISNKYSREKAGRKGIGRFSAQRLGTFLTIVTQTEADDFALKIEINWNNFISDIDLSVIEHRIEKVDKEKKHGTTLYIKNLRESWTDTVIKRVYRFVSESDLLQPFPLSKAINNDSIDPGFKVYCFREDDEFEQEEVANDNLVLFQHSLAEIDAYVNKDGFACYSVKSDKLNLEEKNIVLKDKTYSELDNVNLKAYYYIYSSGYIPKMSEKIILDTANEFGGIRLYRNGFRVLPYAEKGNDWLRLDASTGRRIILPTHRNINYFGFIEIFDENGENFEEQSNREGLIENNAFIELQDFAYKVLTALAIKIAHIRGMKVTTSQEEWGNKKPQTRLSDILKKLEIIENQNNSASFNSDNRQITHGNIEDIKSEITKIIIEQEKEEKNLIDELNMLRVLAGLGLVIGEFVHEIKFFQSSFHADIDSLIDVLKDKELELAKSLKNNFLYLDTYRAYFDSAVSKNVERDLKAIELRDVVRVFIKAISQDYKKNEITFEKPIFNGYDIYTCEMHESEWASILFNFYSNSKKAIKKIGAKGRILISAGVDNNMVYLEFSDNGNGIDMKNREKVFNAFFTTNEPSGSNANEHEEMSGTGLGLKITKDIIDSYDGKIYVKTPIAGYSTTIRIELPKATVKEIADVE, encoded by the coding sequence ATGATGCCACAAAAAATACGAGAAGAATTGCAAAAAGTTTTAGAAAATGAGCCTGAAAATTATTCAAAAATTTTGAAATTATCAAATGAACTTTCCAAGTTTGATAGTAATATTAGATTCTCTGTTGATGCAGGCATTATTAATAGACTTGGAAAAGAGCTAGTTGGAAAAAGAGAGACAGCGGTTGCTGAGTTAGTGAAAAATTCTTATGATGCAGATTCAACTGTAGTTAATTTATACTTTATAAATACACTAGAAGTTGGGGGGACTCTAAAAATTGATGATAATGGAATAGGCATGACTAAAGAGGACTTGGTTAATGGATTTATGCGATTATCATCAAGTTACAAAATACACAATCCTATATCAAATAAATATTCTAGAGAAAAAGCTGGAAGAAAAGGAATTGGACGATTTTCAGCTCAAAGGTTAGGGACATTTCTAACAATAGTTACTCAAACAGAAGCAGATGATTTTGCATTGAAAATAGAAATTAATTGGAATAATTTTATATCTGATATAGATTTATCAGTGATTGAACATCGAATAGAAAAGGTAGATAAAGAGAAAAAGCATGGTACAACTTTATATATAAAAAATTTAAGAGAAAGTTGGACAGATACTGTAATTAAACGAGTGTATAGATTTGTTTCTGAATCAGATTTATTACAACCTTTTCCTTTATCCAAAGCTATAAACAATGATTCTATTGACCCAGGATTTAAAGTTTATTGTTTTCGAGAAGATGATGAGTTTGAACAAGAAGAAGTTGCCAATGATAATTTAGTACTTTTTCAACATTCTTTAGCAGAAATAGATGCTTATGTTAATAAAGATGGCTTTGCTTGTTATAGTGTGAAAAGTGACAAGCTAAATTTAGAAGAAAAGAATATTGTCTTAAAAGATAAAACATATTCTGAATTGGATAATGTTAATTTAAAAGCTTATTACTATATCTACAGTTCGGGATATATTCCTAAGATGAGTGAAAAAATAATACTAGATACTGCAAATGAATTCGGTGGTATTAGACTATATAGAAATGGGTTTAGAGTTCTACCTTATGCAGAGAAAGGTAATGATTGGCTTAGATTAGATGCTTCAACTGGAAGGAGAATCATATTGCCAACGCATAGAAACATAAATTACTTTGGCTTTATAGAAATATTCGATGAAAATGGAGAAAATTTTGAAGAACAATCAAATAGAGAGGGATTGATAGAAAATAATGCATTTATTGAACTACAAGACTTTGCATATAAAGTTTTAACTGCATTAGCTATAAAAATAGCTCATATTAGAGGTATGAAAGTTACAACTAGTCAGGAAGAATGGGGAAATAAAAAACCACAAACAAGATTGAGTGATATATTAAAGAAGCTAGAAATAATAGAAAATCAAAATAACTCTGCATCTTTTAATTCTGATAATAGACAAATTACGCATGGTAATATAGAAGATATTAAAAGTGAGATAACTAAAATAATAATTGAGCAAGAAAAAGAAGAAAAAAATCTTATTGATGAATTAAATATGCTCAGAGTTCTAGCAGGATTGGGATTAGTTATTGGTGAATTTGTACATGAAATAAAATTCTTTCAATCATCATTTCATGCAGATATTGATTCATTAATAGATGTGTTAAAAGACAAAGAACTTGAACTAGCAAAAAGTTTAAAAAATAATTTTTTATACCTTGACACATATAGAGCATACTTTGATAGTGCTGTTTCTAAGAATGTTGAAAGGGATTTAAAAGCCATAGAACTAAGAGATGTAGTTAGAGTATTTATAAAAGCTATCAGTCAAGATTACAAAAAAAATGAAATAACATTTGAGAAACCAATTTTTAATGGTTATGATATTTATACATGTGAAATGCACGAATCAGAATGGGCATCTATTTTATTTAATTTTTACAGTAATTCAAAAAAAGCTATAAAAAAAATAGGAGCAAAAGGTAGAATCCTAATTTCTGCAGGAGTTGACAACAATATGGTATATTTAGAATTTTCAGACAATGGAAATGGTATAGATATGAAGAATAGAGAGAAAGTTTTTAATGCATTCTTTACTACTAATGAACCGAGTGGTAGTAATGCTAATGAGCATGAGGAAATGTCAGGAACGGGACTAGGTTTAAAAATCACAAAAGATATAATTGATAGTTATGATGGAAAAATTTATGTTAAAACACCGATAGCTGGGTATTCAACGACAATAAGAATTGAATTGCCAAAAGCAACAGTAAAGGAAATAGCAGATGTCGAATAA
- a CDS encoding HsdM family class I SAM-dependent methyltransferase, translating into MNKSILDFLNNITATNTVNKLIVSAFLIHKQIDKIKNIKIKNLMFKDTDKDYILFKEFEAILEQEKQNLCFEELLELFEFVISPSDKLINGAIYTPKNIREYITIQAFNELSHKTIDIIKVADIACGCGGFLIEASLEIKQRTNKSFKKIFQENIFGLDIQKYSIERTEILLLLLAITQCEDEKEFHFNLYTANSLEFEWLQEDEQIKKNNGFDLILGNPPYVCSRNMDDNTKELMQKWSTCKTGHPDLYIPFFQIGYELLTEDGILGFITVNTFMHSVNGRAIREYFSDKKALLKIIDFKDEQIFKSRMTYTCICFLEKKESKYIYYSSTKEIDLQDVSKIEFNQDSYENLDTQKGWSLKNSGLVTKLESIGKPFGKIYNTKSGIATLKNHVYIFKSSKEDEKYFYMQDGTAIEKEVCKEVINSNQLNTYDDLRNLKEKIIFPYMYDKNDQAHIIEEDIFSKKFPKTYAYLLTKRDLLATRDKGNGKYPVWYAFGRTQSLEKVKYKLFFPQLVKQGFNAVLNNDENLYFYNGMAAYAENIKSLQILQKLLVSSVVWIYIENKSKHYASGYFGLGKNYLKDFGIFDFNDIDIDFLLSTKNIELLDAFITSKYKTIENNIND; encoded by the coding sequence ATGAACAAAAGCATATTAGATTTTTTAAATAATATTACTGCTACAAATACAGTCAATAAACTGATAGTTTCAGCATTTTTAATACATAAACAAATAGACAAAATCAAGAATATAAAAATTAAAAATTTAATGTTTAAGGATACGGATAAAGACTATATCTTATTTAAAGAATTCGAAGCAATTTTAGAACAAGAAAAGCAAAATCTTTGTTTTGAAGAGTTATTAGAGCTTTTTGAATTTGTAATTTCTCCATCCGATAAACTCATTAATGGTGCAATATATACACCAAAAAATATACGAGAATACATAACTATTCAAGCATTTAATGAATTGTCTCACAAGACCATAGATATAATTAAAGTAGCTGATATAGCTTGTGGTTGTGGGGGATTTTTAATTGAGGCTAGTCTTGAAATTAAACAAAGAACCAATAAATCTTTTAAAAAGATTTTTCAAGAAAATATCTTTGGTCTTGATATTCAAAAATATAGTATAGAAAGAACAGAAATATTGCTTTTACTGTTGGCTATTACTCAATGTGAAGATGAAAAAGAATTTCACTTTAATTTATACACAGCAAATTCACTAGAGTTTGAATGGTTGCAAGAAGATGAACAAATTAAAAAGAATAATGGCTTTGATTTAATATTGGGTAACCCTCCTTATGTTTGTTCAAGAAATATGGACGATAACACAAAAGAGCTTATGCAAAAGTGGAGCACATGTAAAACAGGTCATCCTGATTTATATATTCCTTTTTTTCAAATTGGGTATGAACTATTAACAGAAGATGGTATCTTGGGATTTATAACTGTGAACACATTTATGCATAGTGTAAATGGTAGGGCTATACGAGAATATTTTAGTGATAAGAAAGCACTCTTAAAAATAATAGATTTTAAAGATGAACAAATATTTAAGTCTAGAATGACATATACATGTATATGCTTTTTAGAAAAAAAAGAATCAAAATACATATATTATTCAAGTACTAAAGAAATAGATTTGCAAGATGTATCAAAGATAGAATTTAATCAAGATAGTTATGAAAATTTGGATACTCAAAAAGGTTGGAGTTTGAAAAATAGTGGCTTAGTAACTAAGCTAGAATCTATTGGCAAACCATTTGGAAAAATATACAATACAAAAAGTGGCATAGCTACATTAAAAAATCATGTATATATTTTCAAATCAAGTAAAGAAGATGAAAAGTATTTTTATATGCAAGATGGCACAGCAATAGAAAAAGAAGTATGTAAAGAAGTTATCAATTCAAACCAGCTAAATACATATGATGATCTTAGAAATTTAAAGGAAAAGATTATTTTTCCATATATGTATGATAAGAATGATCAAGCTCATATAATTGAGGAAGACATTTTTTCAAAGAAATTTCCAAAAACTTATGCATATTTACTTACAAAGCGTGATTTATTAGCGACGAGAGATAAAGGAAATGGAAAATATCCAGTTTGGTACGCATTTGGCAGAACTCAATCATTAGAAAAAGTAAAGTATAAATTGTTTTTTCCGCAGCTTGTTAAACAAGGTTTTAACGCAGTTTTAAATAATGATGAAAACTTGTATTTTTATAATGGAATGGCTGCTTATGCAGAAAATATAAAAAGTTTACAGATATTACAAAAGCTTTTAGTATCAAGTGTTGTATGGATTTATATAGAAAATAAAAGCAAACATTACGCATCAGGATATTTTGGATTAGGCAAAAATTATTTAAAAGATTTTGGGATATTTGATTTTAATGATATAGATATTGACTTTTTATTAAGCACAAAAAATATTGAGCTTCTTGATGCATTTATTACATCAAAGTATAAAACAATTGAAAATAATATCAATGACTAA
- a CDS encoding helix-turn-helix domain-containing protein, which yields MIEQFMDQIVENVKAERTKRGISQLALAQILGHKSPNYVAKIETRKHDVSYNLEHLYRIAYEFGLEVRDLIPSIENSK from the coding sequence ATGATTGAGCAATTTATGGATCAAATTGTTGAAAATGTAAAGGCTGAAAGAACAAAAAGAGGTATCAGCCAATTAGCATTAGCACAAATCCTTGGTCATAAGTCACCCAATTATGTAGCTAAGATAGAAACCCGTAAACATGATGTCAGTTATAATCTTGAGCACCTTTATAGGATTGCGTATGAATTTGGTTTGGAAGTGAGAGATTTGATCCCTTCTATTGAAAATTCAAAATAA